TCGGTTCCTTCGGCCCGGGGATCGTCGGTAATGCCCGGAATGAATAAGGGAAGTGGTTGCTTGGCTAATTTTCACATGCCATCTGAGCTGCGGTGATGATTTCTTTCGAGATGTAGGGGAGCATTACCTAACGGGGATGAGGCAAGGTTTACCTCGGCTGTTCCCGTATTGCGGGGCGGGGAATTATCTGGTCCTCTTCGGTTAAGCAATGTCCCGGAGAACGCCTGACGGAAAGAAGTTGGTCATGACCACCATGCCCGCAGTGAGTGAGTGCTCGGTCGACGGTTGCGGCTACAACCACGACGGGTGTCACGCCTTCGCCATCACGGTGGCCGGGAGCAACGGCAGCGCCGACTGCGGCACGTTCATCCCGCTGGCGCGCAAGGGTGGTCTCGACAAGGTGGTCGCGCAGGTGGGCGCCTGTCAGCGTGCCGAC
The Kineosporia sp. NBRC 101731 genome window above contains:
- a CDS encoding DUF1540 domain-containing protein; the encoded protein is MTTMPAVSECSVDGCGYNHDGCHAFAITVAGSNGSADCGTFIPLARKGGLDKVVAQVGACQRADCSFNSDLECSASGVRIGAGTGSAGANCLTYQPA